The following are from one region of the Paramagnetospirillum magnetotacticum MS-1 genome:
- a CDS encoding Ppx/GppA phosphatase family protein: protein MAYASSSSSRNAPLYAALDLGTNNCRMLVARPQGRGFKVVDAFSRVTRLGEGLSASGVLSEAAMARTLDALEACVEKLERNQVGRARMVATEACRRAANGTEFTTRITERTGLKPDIISPREEASLALGGCASLLDPHVPWALVFDIGGGSTELVWVQNSLLGQQVMGVQSIPTGVVTLAEQWAQELASNSGYARVVERIGAAFRPFEAMHTIGAMMAGNMVQMLGTSGTVTTLGALHLGLERYDRSRVDGLELGFADIAAVTRRLAAMTHEQRAAHPCIGEERADLVVAGCAILEAVCRLWPLGKLRVADRGVREGVLLSMMREDGTLGARN, encoded by the coding sequence TTGGCTTACGCCTCCTCGTCCTCGTCCCGCAATGCCCCGCTTTACGCCGCCCTTGATCTTGGCACCAATAACTGCCGGATGCTGGTGGCGCGTCCTCAGGGCCGGGGTTTCAAGGTGGTCGATGCCTTTTCCCGAGTCACCCGGCTGGGCGAGGGTTTGAGCGCCAGCGGCGTGTTGTCCGAGGCGGCCATGGCCCGGACCCTGGACGCGCTGGAAGCCTGCGTCGAGAAGCTGGAGCGCAATCAGGTGGGCCGCGCCCGCATGGTCGCCACCGAGGCCTGCCGCCGTGCCGCCAACGGCACCGAGTTCACCACCCGGATCACCGAGCGCACCGGCCTCAAACCCGACATCATCAGCCCGCGCGAGGAGGCCAGCCTGGCCTTGGGCGGCTGCGCCTCGCTGCTGGACCCCCATGTACCCTGGGCGCTGGTTTTCGATATCGGCGGCGGCTCCACCGAACTGGTCTGGGTCCAGAATTCTCTTCTGGGCCAGCAGGTGATGGGCGTGCAATCCATTCCCACCGGTGTGGTCACCCTGGCCGAGCAATGGGCCCAAGAACTGGCCTCCAACAGCGGCTATGCCCGCGTGGTCGAACGCATCGGCGCGGCCTTCCGCCCCTTCGAGGCCATGCATACCATCGGCGCCATGATGGCTGGCAACATGGTGCAGATGCTGGGCACCTCGGGGACCGTCACCACGCTGGGCGCCCTGCATCTGGGGCTGGAGCGTTACGACCGATCGCGGGTGGACGGGCTGGAGCTGGGCTTCGCCGACATCGCCGCCGTCACCCGCAGGCTGGCTGCCATGACCCACGAGCAGCGGGCCGCCCATCCCTGTATCGGAGAAGAGCGCGCCGATCTGGTGGTGGCGGGTTGCGCCATCCTGGAAGCGGTGTGCCGCTTATGGCCGCTGGGCAAGCTGCGCGTCGCCGATCGCGGCGTGCGCGAAGGCGTGCTGCTGTCCATGATGCGCGAAGACGGAACCTTGGGGGCGCGCAACTGA
- a CDS encoding RlmE family RNA methyltransferase: MATGGKKSSGRTTGSGPGGGSRNLTVKVKTAKRRKLSSTLWLQRQLNDPYVHEAKRLGFRSRAAFKLIQLDERFHILKPGLRVVDLGAAPGGWTQVAVDKVGALRPKGGGKVVGMDILEWDPLPGAITLQGDFLADDAPDRLKEALGGPADVVLSDMAAPTTGHPSTDHLRIIGLVEVALHFALEVLTPGGTFVAKVFQGGTEKTLLDQLKRNFTTVRHAKPPASRQGSAETYVVATGFRGEGMNSP, translated from the coding sequence ATGGCGACTGGTGGCAAGAAGAGTTCGGGGCGCACCACCGGGTCGGGCCCTGGCGGCGGTTCGCGCAACCTGACCGTCAAGGTCAAGACCGCCAAGCGGCGCAAGCTGTCGTCCACCCTGTGGCTGCAGCGCCAGTTGAACGACCCCTATGTGCACGAGGCCAAGCGCCTGGGCTTTCGTTCCCGCGCCGCCTTCAAGCTGATCCAGCTGGACGAGCGCTTTCACATCCTGAAACCCGGCCTGCGGGTGGTCGATCTGGGCGCCGCGCCCGGCGGCTGGACCCAGGTGGCGGTGGACAAGGTCGGCGCGCTTCGCCCCAAAGGCGGCGGCAAGGTGGTGGGCATGGACATTCTGGAATGGGATCCGCTGCCCGGCGCCATCACGCTGCAAGGCGACTTTCTGGCCGACGACGCCCCTGATCGCCTGAAGGAGGCCCTGGGCGGCCCCGCCGACGTGGTGCTGTCCGACATGGCGGCGCCCACCACCGGGCACCCCTCCACCGATCACCTGCGCATCATCGGCCTGGTGGAGGTGGCGCTGCACTTCGCGCTGGAGGTCCTCACCCCCGGCGGAACCTTCGTGGCCAAGGTCTTCCAGGGCGGTACCGAGAAGACCCTTCTCGACCAGCTGAAACGGAACTTCACCACGGTGCGCCACGCCAAGCCCCCGGCCTCGCGCCAGGGTTCCGCAGAGACCTATGTGGTCGCCACCGGCTTTCGCGGGGAAGGTATGAATTCCCCATAA
- the guaB gene encoding IMP dehydrogenase has product MIIKEALTFDDVLLVPAESNVLPAQADTRTRLTRSIELGIPLLSAAMDTVTESRLAIALAQDGGIGVIHKNLDMDAQAAEVRKVKKFESGMVVNPLTIHPDQTLADALRLMSDYKISGIPVVERGSGKLVGILTNRDVRFANDAAQPVYELMTKDKLVTVREGVDKEEAKRLLHQHRIEKLLVVDSDYRCIGLVTVKDMEKAQAHPTAAKDEKGRLRVAAATSVGADGFARAMKLIEAEVDVVVVDTAHGHSRGVIDTIAEIRKASPHIQLVGGNIATPEAALALIKAGADAVKVGIGPGTICTTRMVAGVGVPQLSAIMEVAEVAHKHGVSVIADGGIKYSGDIAKAIAAGADCVMIGSLFAGTEESPGEVFLFQGRSYKSYRGMGSLGAMARGSADRYFQAEVSDKLKLVPEGVEGRVPYKGPVSTVIHQMIGGLRAGMGYTGNATIKDMQTRCTFRRITSAGLRESHVHDVSITKEAPNYKTD; this is encoded by the coding sequence ATGATTATCAAGGAAGCCCTTACATTCGACGACGTTCTGCTGGTCCCGGCGGAGTCGAACGTGTTGCCCGCCCAGGCCGACACGCGCACACGCCTGACCCGCTCCATCGAATTGGGGATTCCCCTGCTTTCGGCCGCCATGGACACGGTGACCGAAAGCCGTCTGGCCATCGCGCTGGCCCAGGACGGCGGCATCGGCGTCATCCATAAGAATCTGGACATGGACGCCCAAGCCGCCGAGGTCCGCAAGGTCAAGAAATTCGAATCCGGCATGGTGGTCAATCCCCTGACCATCCATCCCGACCAGACCCTGGCCGACGCGCTGCGCCTGATGTCGGACTACAAGATTTCCGGCATTCCGGTGGTCGAGCGCGGCTCGGGCAAGCTGGTGGGCATTCTCACCAACCGCGATGTGCGCTTCGCCAACGACGCCGCCCAGCCGGTCTACGAGCTGATGACCAAGGACAAGCTGGTCACCGTGCGCGAAGGCGTCGATAAGGAAGAGGCCAAGCGCCTTTTGCACCAGCACCGCATCGAGAAGCTGCTGGTGGTGGATTCCGACTACCGCTGCATCGGGCTGGTCACCGTCAAGGACATGGAAAAGGCCCAGGCCCACCCCACCGCCGCCAAGGATGAGAAGGGACGCCTGCGCGTCGCCGCCGCCACCAGCGTGGGAGCCGACGGTTTCGCGCGCGCCATGAAGCTGATCGAGGCCGAGGTGGACGTGGTGGTGGTCGATACCGCCCACGGCCATTCCAGGGGCGTCATCGACACCATCGCCGAGATCCGCAAGGCCTCGCCCCATATCCAGCTGGTGGGCGGCAACATCGCCACCCCCGAAGCGGCCCTTGCCCTGATCAAGGCTGGGGCCGACGCGGTCAAGGTGGGCATCGGGCCGGGCACCATCTGCACCACCCGCATGGTGGCGGGCGTGGGCGTGCCCCAGCTTTCCGCCATCATGGAAGTGGCCGAGGTGGCCCATAAGCACGGGGTCTCGGTGATCGCCGACGGCGGCATCAAATATTCCGGCGACATCGCCAAGGCCATCGCGGCGGGCGCCGATTGCGTGATGATCGGCTCCTTGTTCGCCGGTACCGAGGAAAGCCCCGGCGAAGTGTTCCTGTTCCAGGGCCGCTCGTACAAGTCCTATCGCGGCATGGGCTCGTTGGGCGCCATGGCGCGCGGCTCGGCCGACCGCTATTTCCAGGCGGAAGTCAGTGACAAGCTGAAACTGGTGCCCGAGGGCGTGGAGGGCCGCGTTCCCTATAAGGGCCCGGTCAGTACCGTCATCCACCAGATGATCGGGGGCTTGCGCGCTGGCATGGGCTATACCGGCAACGCCACCATCAAGGATATGCAGACCCGCTGCACCTTCCGCCGCATCACCTCGGCGGGCCTGCGCGAAAGCCACGTCCACGACGTGTCCATCACCAAGGAAGCGCCGAACTACAAAACCGATTGA
- a CDS encoding amino acid ABC transporter substrate-binding protein, producing MTSFAPRLLLALAVLCAAPAAAEPTLDKVKRTGSIVLGVRETSYPLSYLDQTGQPIGYHVDICRRIAEAVKTQLGLSSLEVRTEVVTSKTRIPKMVDGAIDLECGSTTNNAARQTQVAFAPTTYVASVRIAVKKASRITKLAQLDGKAVVTTAGSTSVQLLKARVQGRDINVIEVFGNDHAESFKMLESDQAAAFVMDDNLLAGLIASSSAPKDYEILAQTLNTEPIAIMLRKNDPAFKALVDQTVKAMMTSGEVGRLYAKWFLSPIPPMNAALAFPMSPVLAGLLKYPGDEPAEAFRPEE from the coding sequence ATGACCTCTTTTGCCCCGCGATTGCTTCTTGCCCTGGCCGTGCTTTGTGCCGCTCCCGCCGCGGCCGAACCGACCCTGGACAAGGTCAAGCGCACCGGCTCCATCGTGTTGGGAGTGCGCGAGACCTCCTACCCGCTGTCCTATCTCGATCAGACCGGGCAGCCCATCGGCTATCATGTGGACATCTGCCGCCGCATCGCCGAGGCCGTGAAGACGCAACTGGGGCTTTCGTCCCTGGAGGTGCGGACCGAAGTGGTGACCTCCAAGACCCGCATTCCCAAGATGGTGGACGGCGCCATCGATCTGGAATGCGGCTCGACCACCAATAATGCGGCGCGCCAGACCCAGGTGGCCTTCGCGCCCACCACCTATGTGGCCTCGGTGCGCATCGCGGTAAAGAAGGCCAGCCGCATCACCAAACTGGCCCAGTTGGACGGCAAGGCGGTGGTCACCACCGCGGGCAGCACCAGCGTGCAACTGCTCAAGGCCCGCGTCCAGGGGCGCGACATCAATGTGATCGAGGTTTTCGGAAACGACCACGCCGAATCGTTCAAGATGCTGGAAAGCGACCAGGCCGCCGCCTTCGTCATGGATGACAATCTGCTGGCCGGGCTGATCGCCAGTTCGTCCGCGCCCAAGGACTACGAGATTCTGGCCCAGACCCTGAACACCGAGCCCATCGCCATCATGCTGCGCAAGAACGATCCCGCCTTCAAGGCGCTGGTGGATCAGACGGTCAAGGCGATGATGACCTCGGGCGAGGTGGGACGGCTTTACGCCAAATGGTTCCTGTCGCCCATTCCGCCCATGAATGCCGCCCTGGCCTTTCCCATGAGCCCCGTTCTGGCCGGTCTGCTGAAATATCCCGGCGACGAACCGGCCGAGGCCTTCAGGCCGGAGGAGTAA
- a CDS encoding RsmB/NOP family class I SAM-dependent RNA methyltransferase, protein MTPAARLQAAIEVLSEIEKSAKPADSVASFYFKQRRYIGAKDRRAVAETVWRVLRRRARLDWWLEHLDHPERPNAEGKGGARARVLADMIFEGIKPEPDLFKGPHSAYPPEPPERRVLDMLAGQKSLFHRDMPPHVRGEYPQWLTPRLTALFGDNLDAEMGAMRDEAPLDLRVNTLKATREEAIRALAKEGIKSQPTALSPIGLRLGTRVPLVQVQAWRNGLIEVQDEGSQLVALLTDPKPGQAVVDYCAGAGGKTLALAAAMQNKGRLVACDVAEWRVDRAQDRLRRAGVHNVTRRVIEGESDKWIKRSAASFDRVLVDAPCTGTGTWRRNPDAKWQFGETDLEELVVRQGAILESAARLTKPGGRLVYATCSIMREENEDRIEAFLAAHPDYRPVPVPEIWADLAGTPCPVPGPWLRLSPQAHGTDGFFAAVLEKASA, encoded by the coding sequence ATGACACCCGCCGCACGCCTTCAGGCCGCCATCGAGGTGCTTTCCGAAATCGAAAAGTCGGCCAAGCCGGCCGATTCGGTGGCATCGTTCTATTTCAAGCAGCGCCGCTATATCGGCGCCAAGGACCGCCGCGCCGTGGCCGAAACGGTTTGGCGCGTGCTGCGCCGCCGTGCGCGCCTCGACTGGTGGCTGGAGCATCTGGACCACCCGGAACGCCCCAATGCCGAGGGCAAGGGCGGCGCGCGGGCCCGCGTGCTGGCCGACATGATCTTCGAAGGCATCAAGCCCGAGCCCGACCTGTTCAAGGGTCCTCATTCGGCCTATCCGCCCGAACCGCCCGAGCGCCGGGTGCTGGACATGCTGGCGGGCCAGAAAAGCCTGTTCCATCGCGACATGCCGCCCCATGTGCGCGGCGAATATCCCCAATGGCTGACGCCGCGCCTCACCGCCTTGTTCGGCGACAATCTGGATGCCGAAATGGGCGCCATGCGCGACGAGGCGCCGCTGGACCTGCGGGTCAACACCTTGAAGGCGACCCGCGAAGAGGCCATCCGCGCCTTGGCCAAGGAAGGCATCAAGTCGCAACCGACGGCGCTGTCGCCCATCGGGCTGCGCCTGGGCACCCGCGTTCCCCTAGTCCAGGTCCAGGCCTGGCGCAACGGGCTGATCGAGGTTCAGGACGAAGGCTCGCAACTGGTGGCCCTGCTCACCGACCCCAAGCCCGGTCAGGCAGTGGTGGATTACTGCGCCGGAGCCGGGGGCAAGACCCTGGCCCTGGCCGCCGCCATGCAGAACAAAGGGCGCCTGGTGGCCTGCGACGTGGCGGAATGGCGGGTCGACCGCGCCCAGGACCGCCTGCGCCGCGCCGGCGTCCACAACGTCACCCGCCGGGTGATCGAGGGCGAATCCGACAAATGGATCAAGCGCTCGGCCGCATCCTTCGACCGGGTCCTGGTGGATGCGCCCTGCACCGGCACCGGCACCTGGCGCCGCAATCCCGACGCGAAATGGCAGTTCGGCGAGACCGATCTGGAGGAACTGGTGGTGCGCCAGGGCGCCATCTTGGAAAGCGCGGCACGGCTGACCAAGCCGGGCGGACGGCTGGTTTATGCCACCTGCTCCATCATGCGCGAAGAGAACGAGGACCGCATCGAGGCCTTCCTGGCCGCCCATCCCGATTACCGCCCGGTTCCCGTCCCCGAGATCTGGGCGGATCTGGCGGGCACGCCCTGCCCCGTGCCCGGCCCCTGGCTGCGCCTGTCGCCCCAGGCCCACGGCACCGACGGCTTCTTCGCCGCCGTGCTGGAAAAGGCTTCCGCCTAA
- a CDS encoding NAD-dependent epimerase/dehydratase family protein encodes MSVVIITGSGGLIGAEAARFFGRQGMSVVGIDNDMRSYFFGETASTAWARTELERTLSDYTHASADIRDADAIDAIFARYGKAITAVIHTAAQPSHDWAAKEPQVDFTVNANGTLVMLEATRKHCPDACFIHCSTNKVYGDTPNHLPLVELETRWELDPAHAWARHGIDESMSIDASTHSLFGVSKVAGDLLVQEYGRYFGMKTACFRGGCLTGPGHSGAQLHGFLSYLVKCAVTGDAYTVFGYKGKQVRDNIHSADLVNAFWHVVQAPKSGAVYNMGGARHSNCSMLEAISMCEELTGRPMNWSYSETNRIGDHIWWISSVERFRADYPGWDFTYDIRRILGEIHQAMAERVQRTQRTA; translated from the coding sequence ATGAGTGTCGTCATCATTACGGGGTCCGGCGGGCTCATCGGCGCCGAAGCGGCCCGCTTCTTCGGTCGCCAGGGCATGAGCGTTGTCGGCATCGACAATGACATGCGCAGCTACTTCTTCGGCGAGACCGCCAGCACCGCCTGGGCGCGGACCGAACTGGAGCGGACCTTAAGCGACTACACCCATGCCAGCGCCGATATCCGCGACGCAGACGCCATCGACGCCATCTTCGCCCGCTATGGCAAGGCCATCACGGCGGTGATCCACACCGCGGCCCAACCCTCCCACGATTGGGCGGCGAAAGAGCCGCAGGTGGACTTCACCGTCAATGCCAACGGCACCCTGGTGATGTTGGAAGCCACCCGCAAGCATTGCCCCGACGCCTGCTTCATCCATTGCAGCACCAACAAGGTCTATGGCGACACGCCCAATCATCTGCCCCTGGTGGAGTTGGAGACGCGCTGGGAGTTGGACCCGGCCCACGCCTGGGCTCGACACGGCATCGACGAAAGCATGAGCATCGATGCCAGCACCCATTCGCTGTTCGGCGTCTCCAAGGTGGCGGGCGATCTGTTGGTCCAGGAATACGGCCGCTATTTCGGCATGAAGACCGCCTGTTTCCGGGGCGGATGCCTCACCGGGCCGGGCCATTCCGGCGCCCAGTTGCACGGCTTCCTCAGCTATCTGGTCAAATGCGCGGTGACCGGCGACGCCTATACGGTGTTCGGCTACAAGGGCAAGCAGGTCAGGGACAACATTCATTCCGCCGATCTGGTCAACGCCTTCTGGCATGTGGTCCAGGCGCCGAAATCGGGCGCCGTCTACAATATGGGCGGAGCGCGCCACTCGAATTGCTCCATGCTCGAAGCCATATCCATGTGCGAGGAACTGACCGGGCGCCCCATGAACTGGTCCTATTCGGAAACCAACCGCATCGGCGACCACATCTGGTGGATCAGCAGCGTGGAACGGTTCCGCGCCGATTATCCCGGCTGGGACTTCACTTACGACATCCGCCGCATCCTGGGCGAAATCCACCAGGCCATGGCGGAACGGGTCCAGCGGACGCAAAGGACAGCCTGA
- a CDS encoding glycosyltransferase, producing the protein MFAYVDTALMNNLGHHANSARHISTELRSRGIPCAVLGYVDMEQALKDELSATSWFRCNTYGTYDRDPICGWLSNYEIVSRTLAEDMNRIGGISASDTIYVNSIQPPQFMGMVRWAQGLPEENRPTVIMEFGTDPGLQAYDTPEGLRFAPQDTRVDSRAVLLRYTARHLTEADRKWLRLATFDAQSSAIFQMLLDFPVGTLPLPQQAVTSCRDRTGQRPITIGILGHQRGEKGFDKVPALVARLLAERNDIRVLVHNGWPEGMVAQQQELRAMAAAESRLMLDERTADGVLWAALLEQSDLIVCPYNRNRFISSYSAVASEAMANSIPVVVPEGTTMHAVIREFGEPGTIFKEESVDSILAATNAALDDFDRLAGLARQASIRWGETRGAKCLVDTLLSWQTAS; encoded by the coding sequence ATGTTCGCCTATGTGGACACCGCCTTGATGAACAATCTCGGGCACCACGCCAATTCGGCGCGGCACATTTCGACCGAGTTGCGCTCGCGCGGCATTCCCTGCGCCGTGCTGGGTTATGTGGACATGGAACAGGCGCTGAAGGACGAGTTGTCGGCCACCTCCTGGTTCCGCTGCAACACCTATGGCACCTATGATCGCGACCCCATCTGCGGCTGGCTGAGCAATTACGAGATCGTCTCGCGCACCCTGGCCGAGGACATGAACCGCATTGGCGGCATCTCGGCCAGCGACACCATCTATGTCAATTCCATCCAGCCTCCCCAGTTCATGGGCATGGTGCGCTGGGCTCAAGGATTGCCCGAGGAGAACCGCCCCACGGTGATCATGGAATTCGGCACCGATCCCGGCCTGCAGGCCTATGACACGCCGGAAGGGCTGCGCTTCGCGCCCCAGGATACCAGGGTGGATTCGCGCGCCGTCCTGCTGCGCTATACCGCCCGCCACCTGACCGAGGCCGACCGCAAATGGCTGCGCCTGGCCACCTTCGACGCCCAGTCCTCGGCCATCTTCCAGATGCTGCTGGACTTTCCGGTGGGAACCCTGCCCCTGCCGCAACAGGCGGTGACCTCGTGCCGGGACCGCACGGGACAGCGTCCCATCACCATCGGCATCCTGGGCCATCAGCGCGGCGAAAAAGGCTTTGACAAGGTCCCCGCCCTGGTCGCCCGTCTGCTGGCCGAGCGAAACGATATCCGGGTCCTGGTCCATAACGGCTGGCCCGAGGGCATGGTCGCCCAGCAGCAGGAACTGCGCGCCATGGCCGCCGCCGAGTCCCGCCTGATGCTGGACGAGCGCACCGCCGACGGCGTGTTGTGGGCGGCGTTGCTGGAGCAGTCGGACCTGATCGTCTGCCCCTATAACCGCAACCGCTTCATCTCGTCCTATTCCGCCGTGGCCAGCGAGGCCATGGCCAATTCCATTCCCGTGGTCGTCCCCGAAGGGACCACCATGCATGCGGTGATCCGTGAATTCGGAGAACCCGGCACAATATTTAAGGAAGAGAGCGTAGACTCCATCCTTGCCGCGACCAACGCGGCTCTCGACGACTTCGACCGCCTGGCCGGATTGGCCCGCCAGGCATCCATTCGGTGGGGGGAAACGCGCGGCGCAAAGTGCCTCGTGGACACCTTGCTGTCCTGGCAGACGGCCTCTTGA
- a CDS encoding B12-binding domain-containing radical SAM protein: protein MKVLFSNPPWWGEKALYPMPDGSQKLVHRAGVRAGSRWPFTFFMGNGPDDYQFGSYLPYPYFLGHAATWANRELGGNVQFRDSIALRESYDKYYEFLDAERFSHIVIESASPSWEHDKGVIGEIARRLPHTRFIITGPITSHGEALLDEAPNIQATVRGEYEKGVIKALNGANGVVDFDLLTVAEMNSAPFPYFDSVIAHRYCDTNPRGQQFPHAQVLSSRGCPYKCIFCVWPATMTSNDPDGGGKRIVRQYGADYMEAFLTELVQKYGFRSIYFDDDTFNLGDRHVEKMCAVMRKVGVPWSAMCRADTSSFHLWQEMKDSGCFGVKIGFESGNQEVVDNIVNKRLDLEEARKVAFEIKRVGMTLHGTFTFGLPGETPEQMQDTENYMATLPLDSCQKSGCAEIEGAPLHTLGRVSNLKSYPGAKMDENYSRETDGQMKYEKMRSIQA, encoded by the coding sequence ATGAAGGTTCTGTTCAGCAATCCCCCGTGGTGGGGCGAAAAAGCCCTCTACCCCATGCCCGACGGCAGCCAGAAGCTGGTGCACCGCGCTGGCGTGCGCGCCGGGTCGCGATGGCCGTTCACCTTCTTCATGGGCAACGGCCCCGACGACTATCAGTTCGGCTCCTACCTGCCCTATCCCTATTTCCTGGGCCATGCCGCCACCTGGGCCAACCGCGAATTGGGCGGCAACGTCCAATTCCGCGATTCCATCGCGCTCCGGGAATCCTACGACAAGTACTACGAATTCCTGGATGCCGAGCGCTTCTCCCATATCGTCATCGAATCCGCCTCGCCCAGTTGGGAACATGACAAGGGGGTGATCGGCGAGATCGCGCGGCGCCTGCCCCATACGCGCTTCATCATCACCGGCCCCATCACCTCGCACGGCGAGGCGCTGCTGGACGAAGCCCCGAACATCCAGGCCACCGTGCGCGGCGAATACGAAAAAGGCGTCATCAAGGCGCTGAACGGGGCCAACGGCGTGGTGGATTTCGATCTGCTGACCGTGGCCGAGATGAATTCGGCCCCCTTCCCCTATTTCGACAGCGTCATCGCGCACCGCTATTGCGACACCAATCCGCGTGGTCAGCAATTCCCCCACGCCCAGGTGCTGTCCAGCCGCGGCTGCCCCTACAAATGCATCTTCTGCGTGTGGCCGGCGACCATGACCTCCAACGATCCGGACGGCGGCGGCAAGCGCATCGTGCGCCAGTACGGAGCCGACTATATGGAGGCCTTCCTGACCGAGCTGGTGCAGAAATACGGCTTCCGCTCCATCTATTTCGACGACGACACGTTCAACCTGGGCGATCGCCACGTCGAGAAAATGTGCGCGGTGATGCGCAAGGTGGGCGTGCCGTGGTCGGCCATGTGCCGGGCCGACACCTCCAGCTTCCATCTGTGGCAGGAAATGAAGGACAGCGGCTGCTTCGGGGTCAAGATCGGCTTTGAAAGCGGCAACCAGGAGGTGGTCGACAACATCGTCAACAAACGCCTTGATCTGGAAGAGGCCCGCAAGGTCGCCTTCGAAATCAAGCGCGTCGGCATGACGCTGCACGGCACCTTCACCTTCGGCCTGCCCGGCGAGACGCCCGAGCAGATGCAAGACACCGAAAACTACATGGCCACCCTGCCGCTGGACTCCTGCCAGAAATCCGGCTGCGCCGAGATCGAGGGCGCGCCCCTTCACACCCTGGGCCGCGTCTCCAATCTCAAGTCCTATCCGGGCGCAAAAATGGACGAAAACTACAGCCGCGAAACCGACGGCCAGATGAAATACGAGAAGATGAGATCCATACAGGCTTGA